Proteins from a genomic interval of Daphnia pulex isolate KAP4 chromosome 4, ASM2113471v1:
- the LOC124192624 gene encoding uncharacterized protein LOC124192624: MNKFIAVYTAFSLLAILIADEATKPSWDKAEQPSAAMAFNSNNERPSNDVEEIEDNLESELELKRMIQFVTPLMAIFQQQKTKSGATRQKRFSAEINPDELNGTEDFNSSLMKMVEEGRKRGSGRRPMYKSSSQPIQPDRSGYGYGDSYSSGSSYGGGGGGGSYGCCDKKDDLLPILALTALSLLLLYLIAIATTTTTAAARIKKRSHGSIDDNDLIDDENVEPDIELLDPPTWVSMVDELWKSGEDEASDVCALKALCRMNRLALSSPGSTGLAVSLSSVPLSYLLHHRHQSGFLTYLDASLMGRYGENCSNMFSSCTRLN; this comes from the exons atgaacaagttCATTGCCGTGTACACTGCGTTTAGTCTGTTGGCGATTCTCATAGCCGACGAAGCGACCAAACCGTCGTGGGATAAAGCTGAACAACCGTCAGCAGCTATGGCATTTAATTCTAACAATGAACGGCCGAGCAACGACgtagaagaaatagaagataACCTCGAGTCTGAGCTCGAATTGAAGAGAATGATTCAATTTGTCACGCCATTGATGGCCATCTTTCagcaacagaaaacaaaatcggGAGCGACGCGACAAAAACGATTTTCTGCAGAAATAAATCCCGATGAACTCAATGGTACCGAAGATTTTAATTCATCGCTCATGAAGATGGTGGAAGAAGGCCGGAAGCGAGGTTCAGGCCGGCGACCAATGTACAAGTCTTCATCTCAACCAATACAGCCCGATCGTAGTGGATACGGATATGGCGACTCCTATTCTTCGGGCTCAAGTtacggaggaggtggtggcggtggaAGTTACGGTTGTTGTGATAAAAAGGAT GATCTGTTACCAATTCTTGCCTTGACAGCACTGTCTCTATTACTTCTCTATTTGATTGCGATcgccacgacgacgacaaccgCAGCAGctcgaataaaaaaacgatCGCATGGATCGATCGATGACAACGATCTAATAGACGACGAAAATGTTGAGCCTGACATCG aATTGTTGGATCCCCCCACCTGGGTTTCAATGGTAGATGAGCTCTGGAAATCTGGCGAGGATGAAGCCAGCGACGTTTGCGCTCTTAAAGCCCTCTGCCGAATGAATCGCTTGGCCCTCAGCTCACCTGGATCGACTGGCTTGGCCGTTTCCTTGTCCAGTGTTCCACTCAGCTACTTGCTCCATCACAGACATCAGAGCGGTTTCTTGACTTATTTGGACGCTTCGTTAATGGGCCGCTATGGAGAAAACTGCAGCAACATGTTCAGTAGCTGCACGCGCCTTAATTAA
- the LOC124192626 gene encoding huntingtin-like, whose protein sequence is MDYVGKCLSPEHNGPTWHQSFVWSIAFYCGEHFAVLPYQNYAVVDFVVQCALSRLVQNEQQSNEVPKEILQGLERLSILGVLTPIWRTKVKKEVLNLIRNVDCDWILQPALRTLLSLVYSDFGSQLYKPGADPETMLAAMEWVGALFQRMKRGTDLEAELLGRIMPVITCDIFPPADILNRILSEFITARPTVACCLTPTIFKVFGTARTQGQQSLVMEWILLSLSNFTRTPSDTANDSIWNILCFFTAASNNPWLQSVFPLINRPVNHNDSLVEDVFVASALDFNSQLDDQQRSTLVSIFYSAREKSSFFAAVDVALKRL, encoded by the exons ATGGATTATGTCGGTAAATGTCTCAG CCCTGAACACAATGGTCCGACCTGGCATCAGTCCTTCGTTTGGTCAATAGCGTTCTATTGCGGCGAACATTTTGCAGTATTGCCCTATCAGAATTATGCTGTCGTCGATTTTGTTGTTCAGTGCGCTCTTAGTAGGCTTGTGCAAAACGAACAACAATCAAACGAGgtcccaaaagaaattttacag GGATTAGAACGGCTGAGCATTCTAGGCGTATTGACTCCGATTTGGCGAacgaaagttaaaaaagaggTTCTCAATTTAATACGCAATGTTGATTGTGATTGGATTCTACAGCCAGCACTACGAACTCTGCTGTCATTAGTCTATTCAG ATTTTGGTAGCCAATTGTATAAACCTGGAGCAGATCCTGAAACGATGCTCGCCGCTATGGAATGGGTGGGCGCCCTGTTCCAACG AATGAAGCGCGGAACAGATCTAGAGGCGGAGCTTTTGGGGCGAATTATGCCCGTCATAACCTGTGATATTTTCCCACCAGCAGACATCTTGAATCGTATTTTAAGTGAATTTATAACGGCAAGACCCACAGTTGCCTGTTGTTTAACTCCAACCATTTTCAAA GTTTTTGGAACGGCACGTACTCAAGGACAACAAAGTTTAGTCATGGAGTGGATTCTCTTAAGCCTCAGCAATTTTACCAGGACGCCTAGCGACACAGCGAATGATTCGATCTGgaatattttatgttttttcacCGCAGCCTCCAACAACCCATGGTTGCAGTCAGT GTTTCCTCTCATAAACCGCCCGGTAAATCATAACGATTCTTTAGTGGAAGACGTATTTGTTGCATCTGCGCTGGATTTCAACTCTCAG CTTGATGATCAACAGCGATCCACATTAGTTTCTATCTTTTATTCtgcgagagaaaaaagttcattttttgccGCTGTTGATGTTGCCCTAAAACGCTTGTGA
- the LOC124192627 gene encoding uncharacterized protein LOC124192627 isoform X2 produces the protein MTVPIYFITGLLLTSWISHIVIPTHAAPNSLRSPQQLNLPAVPKELIKDSWRTDKSVDKTSVRKSTEGAKFKEKELRLIESVIGIGIDKLADVLTGVSNVLNSRSNIDAVDKFMAAFTSLFNSTGGNNLYVYYILFSNWWVVFDAAAIIFRVWEDRFRERQSNVEALQTQQESDSQILETLGALSEVNARLTLLKDSLNSLVCRKDIQRKGLAALKQGFEKKTIYLHSGLDVMDDDSVDEENEEEEDEDEGPVDEDGTEDANSSQEDTGTPSDNNRQDTNPSILVNQEFGKNDIPE, from the exons ATGACCGtcccaatttattttataacgGGACTACTTCTCACGTCATGGATCTCTCACATCGTCATTCCGACTCACGCTGCTCCTAATTCTTTACGGAGCCCTCAGCAATTGAACTTACCCGCTGTGCCTAAAG aactTATTAAAGATAGCTGGCGCACAGACAAAAGTGTCGATAAAACGTCAGTTCGCAAATCAACTGAaggcgccaaattcaaagaaaaagagttgcgACTTATTGAATCAGTGATCGGCATCGGCATCGACAAGCTTGCCGATGTACTGACAGGAGTTTCCAATGTTTTGAACTCCAGATCTAATATTGATGCCGTTGACAAATTCATGGCAGCTTTTACCTCACTTTTCAACTCAACAGGAGGGAATAATTTATATGTTTATTACATCCTTTTTTCCAACTGGTGGGTTGTTTTCGACGCCGCGGCAATCATATTTCGAGTGTGGGAAGATCGATTCAGAGAAAGGCAATCCAACGTCGAGGCCCTACAAACTCAACAAGAATCCGATAGTCAAATTTTAGAGACGTTGGGAGCTCTGAGTGAAGTCAATGCTAGACTGACTTTATTAAAAGACAGTCTGAACAGTTTAGTATGTCGTAAAGACATTCAAAGAAAGGGACTTGCTGCACTGAAGCAAGGTtttgagaagaaaacaatttactTACACTCGGGACTTGATGTGATGGACGACGACAGCGTTGATGAAGAgaatgaagaggaagaagatgaagacgagGGACCGGTGGATGAAGATGGAACGGAAGACGCCAATTCCTCACAGGAAGATACTGGTACTCCAAGTGACAATAACAGACAGGACACGAATCCCAGTATTTTAGTCAATCAGGAATTTGGTAAAAATGATATCCCGGAATAA
- the LOC124192627 gene encoding uncharacterized protein LOC124192627 isoform X1, whose product MTVPIYFITGLLLTSWISHIVIPTHAAPNSLRSPQQLNLPAVPKELIKDSWSTDKNVEKTSVRKSTEGAKFKEKELRLIESVIGIGIDKLADVLTGVSNVLNSRSNIEAVDKFMAAFTSLFNSTGGNNLYVYYYIFSNFWVVFDAMAMIFRVWEDRFKERQANVEALQTQQESDSQILETLEALSEANARLTLLKDSLNSLVRRKDIQRKGLAALKQGFEKKTIYLHSGLDVMDDDSVDEENEEEEDEDEGPVDEDGTEDANSSQEDTGTPSDNNRQDTNPSILVNQEFGENDIPE is encoded by the exons ATGACCGtcccaatttattttataacgGGACTACTTCTCACGTCATGGATCTCTCACATCGTCATTCCGACTCACGCTGCTCCTAATTCTTTACGGAGCCCTCAGCAATTGAACTTACCCGCTGTGCCTAAAG aactTATTAAAGATAGCTGGAGCACAGACAAAAATGTCGAGAAAACTTCCGTTCGCAAATCAACTGAaggcgccaaattcaaagaaaaagagttgcgACTTATTGAATCGGTGATCGGCATTGGCATCGACAAGCTTGCCGATGTACTGACAGGAGTTTCCAATGTTTTAAACTCCAGATCTAATATTGAAGCCGTTGACAAATTCATGGCAGCTTTTACCTCACTTTTCAACTCAACAGGAGGGAATAATTTATATGTTTATTACTacattttttccaacttttggGTCGTTTTCGACGCCATGGCAATGATATTTCGAGTGTGGGAAGATCGATTCAAAGAAAGGCAAGCCAACGTCGAGGCTCTACAAACTCAACAAGAATCCGATAGTCAAATTTTAGAGACGTTGGAAGCTCTGAGTGAAGCCAATGCTAGACTAACTTTATTAAAAGACAGTCTGAACAGTTTAGTACGTCGTAAAGACATTCAAAGAAAGGGACTTGCTGCACTGAAGCAAGGTtttgagaagaaaacaatttactTACACTCGGGACTTGATGTGATGGACGACGACAGCGTTGATGAAGAgaatgaagaggaagaagatgaagacgagGGACCGGTGGATGAAGATGGAACGGAAGACGCCAATTCCTCACAGGAAGATACTGGTACTCCAAGTGACAATAACAGACAGGACACGAATCCCAGTATTTTAGTCAATCAGGAATTTGGTGAAAATGATATCCCGGAATAA
- the LOC124192630 gene encoding cation channel sperm-associated protein 2-like: protein MTAFSPLRATVYFITGLILLSCVIQSSSAPAPKEKSPEDDNELKLDGNTKPTHEKPSSVRTRSIFRDIMSPRAVKSVLDIAMDKMTILMTGTNNFLNGKSNIEPIDQFASNFNMLFTSPGSMAVNNYYNIFANFWVNFDAISQFIRGLENRIVVRRVTSASAADEEEANEIVEETLLSLTAANAQLEDFKNNLNNLLRRQGIAIVQGTAKSKRADVVNDSEDEDDEEEDDDEDEDEDEEDAVNSLTNQFNSPAAQINRKKYFTDEHSDDSNDIELSRV, encoded by the exons ATGACCGCCTTTTCGCCATTGCGTGCGACTGTTTATTTTATAACGGGGCTGATTCTATTGTCCTGTGTCATCCAATCTTCTTCCGCCCCCGCTCCGAAAG AAAAATCTCCCGAAGACGATAACGAACTCAAACTAGACGGCAACACTAAGCCTACGCATGAAAAGCCGAGCTCTGTTCGTACTAGGTCCATTTTCCGAGACATCATGAGTCCAAGGGCTGTCAAATCGGTTTTAGACATTGCAATGgacaaaatgacaattttaatGACTGGAACCAATAATTTCCTGAATGGGAAGTCCAATATCGAACCGATCGACCAATTCGCTTCAAATTTCAACATGCTCTTTACTTCACCAGGATCGATGGCTgttaataattattacaaCATATTTGCTAACTTTTGGGTTAATTTCGACGCTATATCTCAGTTCATTCGCGGACTCGAAAATCGAATTGTGGTAAGAAGAGTGACATCGGCATCTGCAGCGGATGAGGAAGAAGCCAACGAAATTGTGGAAGAGACGTTGTTGTCACTTACTGCTGCCAACGCCCAACTAGAAGACTTCAAAAATAACCTGAACAACTTACTCCGTCGTCAAGGTATTGCGATCGTTCAAGGAACTGCCAAATCAAAAAGAGCTGACGTCGTGAATGACAGCgaggacgaagacgacgaggaagaggacgatgacgaagatgaagatgaagatgaggaagatgCTGTCAACTCCTTAACAAATCAATTCAACTCACCTGCCGCTCagatcaacagaaaaaaatattttactgaTGAACATAGCGATGATAGCAACGATATTGAATTATCTAGAGTTTGA